A portion of the Oscillatoria sp. FACHB-1406 genome contains these proteins:
- a CDS encoding DUF3038 domain-containing protein, producing the protein MNDSASAISNGSSSALSKPYILENLPNPPLLDEGCSLRVKQRLDLILLALESLELGASEKMLAAAKELELDEIVKHRVVLWNLRRTNPWRRSRSRSSLSIDEAKALTIIACSRARQLTVSIRQLLLAEQQMRDKRLPLEQHFRLSEYLERFRAHFRSRMNPRRARVAAYNADDRALNELALVLLNQLLFCTGTAGTQRFWIGLFDGEVR; encoded by the coding sequence ATGAATGATTCTGCGAGCGCGATCTCGAATGGCAGTAGCTCTGCCCTCTCAAAACCGTATATCCTGGAGAATTTGCCCAACCCGCCCTTGCTCGACGAAGGATGTTCCTTGCGCGTCAAACAACGGCTAGATCTCATTCTCCTCGCGCTGGAGTCTCTCGAATTAGGCGCTTCGGAAAAAATGCTAGCCGCCGCAAAAGAACTCGAACTCGATGAAATTGTCAAACATCGGGTCGTTTTGTGGAATTTACGCCGTACCAACCCCTGGCGGCGATCGCGCAGTCGCAGTTCTTTGAGCATCGACGAAGCCAAAGCATTAACCATTATCGCCTGTTCTCGCGCGCGCCAGTTAACGGTTTCCATTCGCCAACTACTCCTCGCCGAACAGCAAATGCGAGATAAACGCTTGCCCCTAGAGCAGCACTTTCGTCTCTCGGAATACCTCGAGCGCTTTCGGGCGCATTTTCGCAGCCGCATGAACCCGCGTCGCGCGCGTGTTGCCGCTTATAATGCCGACGATCGCGCCTTGAACGAACTCGCTCTCGTATTATTAAATCAACTGTTGTTCTGTACCGGCACGGCCGGAACCCAACGTTTTTGGATCGGTTTGTTCGATGGAGAGGTACGATGA
- a CDS encoding DUF4335 domain-containing protein has translation MTTIRRQYSLPNCTLVIEGLSDPTGQAAMDYGRPVLSTAFNVECAFMGIEPHLSGGREFLDSLANAASAYAQEFLSGIRHPSAHQTEAGIISFSKTDNNSHLHRLIWHPTAEKNGVQVSSEPVEMDLTTVQLFDLVEAIDQLLADRQTLPDLRLTIAPVSRRYRQADVPIARRAAPAILGITSLAAAGVLFFLLPIPKRIEEPRPVQKEQVEGQASPTPTPTPGASPTPTETPSTAASPLTPEQLEALQASQITDPTTVEYIERNLRRKLDEAWQERDRVQNRLQYRVAVTKGGSIIDFKPVEGTSEGAAELTPLPQLRYTPTDLGKQESIAEYRVVFTRNSVLQVSPWLGTRGKATYGPQIEDSATLERLQKDTYEKIRKAWSGVPSYSRPLEFRVGVTEDGAIADYEPQNQSAYDYVKETPLPSLIEPAAAGIEEGKNLVPDKPLGQFKVVFKPSGVLEVSTF, from the coding sequence ATGACCACGATTCGCCGTCAGTATAGTTTGCCCAACTGCACCTTAGTCATTGAGGGGCTGAGCGATCCCACCGGTCAAGCTGCAATGGATTATGGCAGACCCGTACTTTCAACAGCTTTTAATGTCGAATGCGCATTTATGGGAATCGAACCCCATTTAAGCGGGGGACGGGAGTTTTTAGATAGTCTGGCGAACGCAGCGAGCGCTTACGCTCAGGAATTTCTCAGCGGGATTCGTCACCCCTCCGCCCATCAGACCGAGGCGGGAATTATCAGTTTTAGTAAAACCGATAATAACTCTCACCTGCATCGGTTAATCTGGCATCCAACAGCCGAAAAAAATGGCGTTCAAGTCTCTAGCGAACCCGTCGAGATGGATTTGACAACCGTTCAATTGTTCGATCTCGTTGAAGCGATCGATCAGTTGCTGGCCGACCGTCAAACGCTGCCCGATCTGCGGTTGACGATTGCACCCGTAAGTCGCCGCTATCGCCAAGCCGATGTCCCGATCGCGCGTCGGGCTGCCCCAGCGATCTTGGGCATTACCAGTTTAGCCGCCGCCGGGGTACTTTTCTTCCTGCTCCCGATTCCCAAACGAATCGAAGAACCGCGCCCGGTTCAAAAGGAACAGGTGGAAGGTCAGGCATCCCCCACGCCCACGCCGACTCCCGGCGCTTCCCCAACTCCGACCGAAACGCCCTCAACCGCCGCCAGTCCGCTAACTCCGGAACAATTGGAGGCATTGCAAGCATCGCAAATTACCGATCCGACGACGGTGGAATATATCGAGCGCAATTTGCGCCGCAAGCTCGATGAAGCATGGCAAGAGCGCGATCGCGTGCAAAATAGATTGCAATATCGCGTTGCAGTCACCAAAGGCGGTTCGATTATCGACTTTAAGCCGGTGGAGGGGACTTCCGAGGGAGCGGCAGAACTCACGCCCTTACCGCAGTTGCGCTACACGCCCACCGATTTGGGCAAGCAAGAATCGATCGCGGAGTATCGCGTTGTTTTTACCCGAAATTCCGTACTGCAAGTGAGTCCGTGGTTGGGAACTCGCGGCAAAGCAACTTACGGTCCGCAAATCGAAGATTCCGCCACTTTGGAGCGCTTGCAAAAGGATACCTATGAGAAAATCCGTAAAGCGTGGTCTGGGGTTCCTTCCTATTCGCGTCCTCTCGAATTTCGCGTTGGCGTGACGGAAGATGGCGCGATCGCCGATTACGAACCTCAAAATCAATCCGCTTACGATTATGTCAAAGAAACGCCCCTACCGAGCTTAATCGAACCCGCTGCCGCCGGGATTGAAGAAGGGAAAAATCTGGTTCCGGACAAACCCTTGGGTCAATTTAAAGTCGTGTTTAAACCCAGCGGCGTGTTAGAAGTCAGCACCTTTTAA